A region from the Bradyrhizobium erythrophlei genome encodes:
- a CDS encoding IS110 family transposase has translation MALYVGLDVSLKTTSICIVSAEGSIVWEGKAESEPIALIKALIGWRQSIALVGIEACPLSEWLYGALVESQFQTVCIETRHAQRFLSSRPKKTDRSDARGIADMMRLGHYRPVHVKSKASQLMRTTLVARQKFVDQLLAIEITIRGLLKVHGLKKARYIDASSQLRLRRYLPMPRICG, from the coding sequence ATGGCCCTATACGTCGGACTGGATGTATCACTGAAGACCACTTCCATCTGCATCGTTAGCGCAGAAGGCTCGATCGTTTGGGAAGGAAAAGCAGAGAGTGAACCGATCGCCCTCATCAAGGCTTTGATCGGCTGGCGCCAGAGTATCGCACTTGTTGGCATTGAAGCCTGTCCGCTATCAGAATGGTTGTACGGAGCTTTGGTTGAGAGCCAATTCCAGACCGTGTGCATTGAGACTCGGCACGCGCAGCGGTTCCTGTCATCGCGACCAAAAAAGACCGACCGCAGCGACGCACGCGGCATTGCCGACATGATGCGCTTGGGCCACTACCGGCCGGTTCATGTGAAGAGCAAGGCCTCCCAACTCATGCGGACGACTCTGGTCGCCCGTCAAAAGTTTGTGGATCAGTTGCTGGCGATCGAAATCACGATTCGTGGGCTATTGAAGGTCCACGGTCTGAAAAAGGCGCGTTACATCGATGCCAGTTCGCAGCTAAGGTTGAGGCGATACTTGCCGATGCCCCGGATCTGCGGATAG